The proteins below come from a single Nocardiopsis gilva YIM 90087 genomic window:
- the ssd gene encoding septum site-determining protein Ssd: protein MDVPTAPRPLVITDAPELLDDLLRLAAAAAIDVTVAHTTAHAGRDWSQAPLIVAGADLLPALADLEPEPHLNVVAAGRDGLRYAAPDHPVGTAARRVGARAVFSLPHDEAALAELFAESSRPRAGRAPVVSVIGGRGGAGASLLAIALALGGARAGLCTALIDADPLGVGLDVLLGEEHAEGGRWGDLLAREGRMDWSAVRGALPVVRGLSLLTWERGAAQPVPTPAMRAVLTSAAHGSDLVVTDLPRALDAGAEEALRRTTTALLVVPAAVQAVMAAQRLAPRLRDHVADVRVVTRAADADLPAADIARALRLPLADDIAKERDLTAVLDRGDAPADHRGSPLARFADRFLARLRAEHPAEAGAAR from the coding sequence ATGGATGTCCCGACCGCCCCGCGCCCCCTCGTCATCACCGATGCCCCCGAACTCCTCGACGACCTGCTGCGGCTGGCCGCAGCCGCCGCCATCGACGTCACCGTCGCGCACACCACCGCCCACGCCGGGCGCGACTGGTCCCAGGCGCCCCTCATCGTCGCCGGGGCCGACCTGCTGCCCGCGCTCGCCGACCTCGAACCCGAACCGCACCTGAACGTCGTCGCCGCGGGGCGCGACGGCCTCAGATACGCGGCGCCCGACCACCCCGTCGGCACCGCCGCTCGTCGCGTCGGCGCCCGCGCCGTGTTCTCGCTCCCCCATGACGAAGCCGCCCTGGCCGAGCTGTTCGCCGAGTCCAGCCGACCTCGGGCGGGCAGGGCACCGGTGGTCTCGGTCATCGGTGGCCGCGGCGGCGCGGGCGCGAGCCTGCTCGCCATCGCGCTGGCGCTCGGAGGTGCGCGGGCCGGGCTGTGCACGGCGCTGATCGACGCCGACCCGCTCGGCGTCGGCCTCGACGTGCTCCTCGGCGAAGAGCACGCAGAGGGCGGCCGGTGGGGCGATCTGCTCGCGCGAGAGGGACGGATGGACTGGTCGGCCGTGCGCGGCGCACTTCCCGTCGTACGCGGACTCTCGCTGCTCACCTGGGAACGCGGAGCGGCGCAGCCGGTGCCCACCCCCGCGATGCGGGCCGTGCTCACCTCGGCCGCGCACGGCTCCGATCTCGTCGTGACCGACCTCCCCCGGGCCCTGGACGCCGGGGCGGAGGAGGCACTGCGCCGCACCACCACCGCGCTGCTCGTGGTCCCCGCGGCGGTGCAGGCGGTGATGGCCGCTCAGCGGCTCGCGCCGCGGCTCCGCGACCATGTGGCCGACGTACGCGTTGTGACCCGCGCGGCCGATGCCGATCTGCCCGCCGCCGATATCGCCCGCGCTCTGCGCCTCCCGCTCGCCGACGACATCGCGAAGGAGCGCGATCTGACCGCCGTCCTCGATCGCGGTGACGCCCCGGCCGACCACCGCGGTTCCCCGCTGGCGAGGTTCGCCGACCGCTTCCTCGCCCGCCTGCGGGCGGAGCACCCCGCCGAAGCGGGGGCCGCCCGGTGA
- a CDS encoding Fic family protein: MSASSVDPLQRIAELPGVGEAVEQARDVVDRLLGHRVLRRRSSDVSMESALRGARASALLEGADAAVETLEHVRSGASEDPRVKGALRVSGELGTLTETWPKAPHQVLARLHTLAAADGVPAERLGRPRAQEESADDPLGIGTAPTTAEVAARLRALNRLLSTRSSVPALVVGAVVHGELAALRPFGWGDGIIARAAERLTLIERGLDPKSLVPSELGHEELRDEYGPALRGYLTATPEGVGAWVVYCCRAVEAGARDSLATCEALKRG, encoded by the coding sequence GTGAGTGCATCGTCAGTGGATCCCTTGCAGCGGATCGCGGAACTTCCCGGCGTCGGCGAGGCCGTTGAGCAGGCGCGGGACGTCGTCGACCGCCTTCTCGGCCATCGCGTGCTGCGCCGTCGGAGCTCCGACGTCTCCATGGAGTCGGCGTTGCGGGGAGCACGCGCGTCCGCGCTTCTTGAGGGGGCCGACGCCGCCGTGGAGACCCTGGAGCACGTCCGCTCCGGGGCGAGCGAGGATCCTCGCGTCAAGGGCGCGCTCCGCGTCTCCGGTGAGCTGGGCACGCTGACGGAGACGTGGCCGAAGGCCCCACACCAGGTGCTCGCGCGGCTGCACACGCTGGCCGCCGCCGACGGTGTTCCGGCGGAGCGGCTGGGTCGGCCCCGCGCGCAGGAGGAGTCGGCGGACGATCCGCTGGGCATCGGTACCGCGCCCACTACCGCCGAGGTGGCGGCCCGGCTGCGCGCCCTGAACAGGCTGCTCTCCACCCGGTCGTCGGTTCCTGCGCTGGTGGTGGGCGCGGTCGTCCACGGGGAACTGGCCGCGCTGCGCCCGTTCGGGTGGGGCGACGGGATCATCGCGCGCGCCGCCGAGCGCCTCACGCTGATCGAGCGCGGGCTGGACCCGAAGTCGCTGGTGCCCTCGGAGCTGGGGCATGAGGAGTTGCGGGACGAGTACGGCCCCGCCCTGCGCGGCTACCTGACCGCGACACCGGAGGGCGTGGGGGCGTGGGTCGTGTACTGCTGCCGGGCGGTGGAGGCCGGCGCGCGGGACTCGCTGGCGACGTGTGAGGCGCTGAAACGCGGCTGA
- a CDS encoding TadA family conjugal transfer-associated ATPase: MNATAPRSAPAPAPDPALLAAVRARLVREGAEASPARVAAALRAEGDVLGDAELLSIVRLLRADLAGAGPLDPLLAAPEITDILVNGPDGVWIDDGHGLRRTTDVRFPDDDAVRRLAQRLAAQAGRRLDSAAPWCDARLPSGARFHAVLPPIAPEGVCLSLRLPRHRVFSLAELVAGGTVPAIGARLLQSLISARAAFLICGGTGTGKTTLLSTLLSLVDPAERIVLVEDSAELGPEHPHVVRLQARPPNIEGTGEVSMHQLVRQALRMRPDRLVVGEVRGAEVVDLLAALNTGHEGGACTLHANTAADLPARIEALGCAAGLGREAVHSQLAATRVLVVHVVRDPGGRRRVAEVRVLHRDASGLVTTVPAVTFPADGTVAEHVGISELTARVGHGWRRPVPVSATSNPTLGGDR, from the coding sequence GTGAACGCCACCGCGCCACGCTCCGCACCGGCGCCCGCCCCCGATCCCGCGCTCCTGGCCGCCGTCCGCGCCCGACTGGTCCGCGAGGGCGCCGAGGCGAGCCCCGCCCGGGTGGCCGCGGCCCTGCGCGCCGAGGGCGACGTGCTCGGCGACGCCGAACTCCTGTCGATCGTCCGGCTCCTCCGCGCCGACCTGGCCGGGGCGGGTCCGCTCGACCCGCTGCTCGCCGCCCCCGAGATCACCGACATCCTGGTCAACGGCCCCGACGGGGTATGGATCGACGACGGCCACGGGCTGCGCCGCACCACCGACGTGCGCTTCCCCGATGACGACGCCGTCCGCCGCCTCGCCCAGCGCCTGGCCGCTCAAGCCGGGCGCCGCCTGGACTCGGCCGCACCCTGGTGCGACGCCCGGCTGCCATCCGGCGCGCGGTTCCACGCGGTTCTTCCCCCGATCGCGCCGGAGGGGGTCTGCCTCTCCCTGCGGCTGCCCCGGCACCGCGTGTTCTCCCTCGCCGAGCTGGTCGCCGGCGGCACGGTTCCCGCGATCGGCGCGCGGCTGCTCCAGTCCCTGATCTCCGCGCGGGCCGCGTTCCTCATCTGCGGCGGCACCGGCACGGGCAAGACCACGCTGCTGTCCACCCTCCTCTCCCTCGTCGACCCAGCGGAGCGCATCGTGCTTGTCGAGGACTCGGCGGAACTCGGCCCCGAGCACCCGCATGTCGTCCGGCTGCAGGCACGCCCACCCAACATCGAGGGGACCGGCGAGGTGAGCATGCACCAGCTGGTCCGCCAGGCACTCCGAATGCGTCCCGACCGCCTCGTCGTGGGGGAGGTACGCGGCGCCGAGGTCGTCGACCTCCTGGCCGCTCTCAACACCGGGCACGAGGGCGGCGCATGCACGCTGCACGCCAACACGGCGGCCGATCTGCCCGCGCGTATCGAGGCGCTGGGCTGCGCGGCCGGGCTCGGGCGCGAGGCGGTGCACAGCCAGCTCGCCGCGACCCGCGTGCTGGTCGTTCATGTGGTCCGCGATCCGGGCGGGCGGCGCCGCGTGGCCGAGGTGCGTGTCCTGCACCGTGACGCCTCCGGCCTGGTGACAACGGTTCCCGCCGTGACCTTCCCGGCCGATGGCACGGTCGCCGAGCACGTCGGCATCTCCGAGCTCACCGCCCGTGTCGGTCACGGGTGGCGCCGACCCGTCCCCGTCTCCGCGACCTCGAACCCGACCCTTGGCGGTGACCGTTGA